The window GTtttgtttaaatggttttgtttaaAGGGGCAAATATTATCAGAAGACTTCAGTCTGTGAGCACTGCAGAAAGAACGGATCTGGTGATTACTAGTAGGAACCAGCATGAAtgtgtcaagaacaagtcatgccagagTAATCTCCCCTCCTTTTTAACGGAGTTCCTAGTTTTGTAGAGCATGGAGAGGCTGCAGCCATTGTTGTGTGTCTGGATTTCTACAAAGCATTTGACACAGCCCCCACAATATCCTTTCTGACTTCTGTGGAGGATGCAGCCCAAACCTccattttttggtgtgtgtgcttgttcTTCATGTTGATATGTttgaaatggctgcctgtcccccatCCCGTGTTAGAGCTCCTTATACAAAAGGTTAAAGCAACCTTGGcctcttacccctgctaactgagcaaagaggggcacctttttaaagtggcgattctctattttgcagggggagagtaactggccctctccaaccccagcacagcatctctccagcatctctccagtggctgtgctggggtctgtctaatgtttcttctttacatctatgtaaactgctttgggaactttttttgggaaaagtggtatataaatatttgtcgtattcgtatttatCCATCTCAGGTTTGTTTTTTCTGTCTGGAGGTCATTATGTTCCATCTGGTTTGTATGTGCCATGATTGGCTAATCCAGAGGAGGTGGGCAAAATTTCGGGGATTAAAAAGGGGAGGTTGGAACAGCTACAGCTAGGGAGCAGTAAGAGCCATTGATTCACaaaagcccaattcagatgttatgctgtatgagtgtacagatatgtgGTACCAATGTGGATGGGTTGCCGGAtagagtgaacctggatacaggcccttggtacagaaaggaagtgtacttctgtacctgcattcaatgtaacatgagaatgactgtgcctgtgtacagacctGTTCCTGTGTACCCTGTACACTCGTCGtaccagtgttgaacataacatgtgaatgggcctaaagaAGAGAGCTGAATATCGCACAGAAGAACTGGATCACTCTCGGAACAACCAGAGGAAAAGACAACAGCAGGATCAGGCAAGGCGGTGCTGAACAGAGAGACAGGCTGACTAAGAGCTGCTGGTGAGATTCTATTAGGGCCAGCACAGAACAGAGGATAATCACGACATGCGCTTATTCCATTATCTTACGGTTATTGTCCTTGAAACACTGCAAACCTtcttgtctgaactggtccccccacccccctctttcaAGTAAACACTTCACCTTTGATTCAGTGCTTGTGCCTCTGTCTGTATTCCTTAGATGCCACAAGGCCCTACctggagtgagagagagatggaggacTGGTGGACTGTTTGGTGCAGACCGCCAGGAAAAATAAACCATCCCAACTAATGGCAGCGGTAAAGCTTAGATCAGATCCTGGGGCTGGTTGCAAAGTCACACCAGAGGCCAGAGTGGATGTGCCTCGTCTCACTCCCCTTCTCTCCATCTCCCCCCacaccagctgagaagcaggaagAGCGTGGCATTCAAAACTGTATGCCAGTTTAGTCAGGGGTGTGTGGTTGGGGTAGAAAACTGCAAATAACCAAAACTTCTCCCCACCACGATAATGAAACTGGTATACAGTTTATACTGTGAATGGGCAAAACCGCTGTCTGAGGGCCAACTGCATAGGTCACAGACTGTTTTGTGACTGTGCTTGCAACAGGGAGCTAAAAGGACAGTTGGATATTTGTAGtatttcaacttcaaatattattcatttcattgaataattacaccacacacacacacattttaaatgaCTGCCTGTCCCCCATCTTGTGTTAGAATTGCCTGAATCCTCATACAAAAGGTTAAGCAACCTCGGCCTTTTATCTAACTGAGGTTTGTTTTTTCTGTCTGGAGGTCATTATTTTTCATCTGGCTTGTGTTTGCCCTGACTGGAGGCACAGACTATTCATGCAAAagtaaatctatataagccacaggtaaagcagagaccagctacgaAAGTGGAGAATGAATGCATCctgcaagggcagctctgcctgcctatttcaaaaatgcatacatacacgacagaaaaatcacaggtttttcaatgatgcttgctgcagctatctCCAATAACTTAGAGggcaccatgggaagcaaagatgcatggggagcccctctccctactccatgactgctgaacagctgggtgccacccTCTGCCTGCCTTGCTGTCCACTACTTAgtctgggtgtccatcctagcaagcaacttaaaaaaaaaaatgaaatcactcccataatccttgcccaatattattttatttatttatttatttattattaaaacttttataccgcccttccaaaaggctcagggcggtttacattaaaacaccattaaaatcaattaataattaaacaaaaattataaaacataaaacaatgattaacaattaaaaacatcattacaatttaaaaacaagttttaaaaagctgaaagcctggttgaagagatgtgttttcaggtgttttctgaaaattgccagagatgtggaggatcatatctcagcagggagcgcattccacaatctcggggcagcagccgagaaggcccgtctctgtgtagccaccaaacgagttggcagcaactggagacggacctcctcaagtgacctcagcggccggtggggctcatagcgaagaagacgctctcttaaatacccagggcctaagccgtttagggctttataagttatgactagcactttgtattttccccggaaacctattggcacctattaatgttacagatactggccacaatccagagaaaagtctggttagctctctgcttagcaaatgggttttttaaatgattttccttccagcagaatccattccttctctacatacaccacactGAGCACCATAATGCTTCAAAGGGGGGAACTGATGAAGGAAAAACAGGTTTTGGCTGGTCCTGGCCTGTGCAGGTTGGACGTTGGCAGTAAATGGAAGTCTGCCTCCATGTCGCGGCTGGGACTGgtggtggtcagagagaggcaAAGGGCCAGCTCCACACAGTGAGGCTGCCCAGATGCCCACCTCGGCTTGGGGGTTagtgctggcagcagccagcGGGCAGCCTATTCTGCTCAACGAGGCAGACTGCGTGCATTCCTCAACTCTCGGGCGGGAGTGGCAGCAGCCAGTGAACATCCTGCTCTGCTCGGCGAGGCTGTCCATGCGCCTTCCTCGACTTCTGATGAGGGAGCTGAGGAGCTGctggctgccgccgccatggaAAAGAGTGCCCCCCCAAAGAGCGCCTATGAAGAAATCTCCTCACGCACACTCCATGAGTCcactggcccaaatggagcaggaggaggggcagataaatgcatttcaaggagaatatggacactcctgcctggaaaatacttTTCAGGGGATGGAAAATACGAATGGCCCCCAGCTGACAaggaagcattaaacaaccctttactctcgttTTGAAACCATCACACGATTCCGTCccagtttgcaatgcattaaccGTTGCAAATCTCGTAGCCTGGCAAACGCCCAGCAGGAGGGCTGTCATCATTGACCAGGGCTGGCTGGGTGCTGAGCCTGAGTTCAAGGCCCGCCTCCCTCCGCTCCAGCTGGCCTGTCCCTCAGCTGGGCTGCAGGACCTGCTGCATCCTCTGCTGTCGATCATTAGCCAAAGCCAAAGCCAGCCGGATgtcctggccacagtggctggcagGGAGGGGAAGCCTGGCAGTTGACCAGCCGCGAGCTGAGTGCTGGGAAGCAGGAGGGCCCCTGCTCCTCCCGAGAAGATGAAGCACCTTCTCCAGTACCTGGGCTGCTTTTTCGCCTTCTTCTCTGCTGGCTTTCTGATCGCAGCCACCTGGACTGACTGCTGGATGGTGAACACCGATGACTCCCTGGAGGTAAgaccctggggggtggggggaggaggagggagatgccAGCCACTGAACAACTGGAACGAAAGCTGGGCTTGCTGGTAGTAGAATCCCCTCTTCCCCTGCCATCACACAGCTACAGGCTTGCCAGTGCTGGACCTCAGCGTTGCCATGTTTATTTCTGGCAGGGCACCTCTGCAGGTGCAGGTTTCCATAGCAGGGAGGAGCAGTGATGGGGGAAGCTATTCACaagctgaatttctgcctgccacaaGGCCATTCATAGCacaggagccgggggggggggagtagcaagccccctaccaccaccaccaccgtagTGGCTCTTCCTAATGAGTGGGGGGTTGCTCCTCTTTCTTCCCACCCACTCAGAAGCAGATGGTGAAAGCTGTGcttattttcactttttaaaaaggcctgAAAGCATCAGGGGTGCTGCTTTAGCCTATTGAAAAAGGACCTTACGGTGATCAATTTAGCCCACtgataccgtatttacccaaatagaagatgattctgaatttaagaccatcTTTAAAAAACTgagttaaatacaagttatagcTGCATTTACCTGAAAAGAAGAAGCCTCTGAATAAAAGAAGACCCCACCatttctaacaccaaagaacttgggaaaagcctggtcttggattctggtaaatacagtggttttatttgtttgtttgtttgattgatttctctaCCGCtcctccagaaatggctcagggcagtttacacagaggataacaaataaataagataaataaaatggatccctgtccccaaagggctcacaaaccaaaaagaaacacaagatagacaccagcaatagtcactggaaggatgctgtgctgggggtggatagggccatttgtccccccccccgctaaataaagagaatcaccatgttaaaaggtgcctctttgccaagttagcagggatagttgtagccattattattaatagttcagctctacctgatgaatggccagcctgcgggCAGTGTGGCTCTAGGTCTCGGTTGGGAAGAAAGAGGAGCAACCCGAGCTGCATCCCCGCCCCCAGCTCCCACTATGGTCTTCCTCCTCCCAAACCAGTTTAAATTTAGACTGCAAAGTCCTCcgggcagggacctgtcttttGACTATGTTTCTCTGTGAAGAGGGCATGTACATTGGTGGTAAGTAAAAAccaagtgtgccattgagtcggtatcgactcgtGGCggccccagagccctgtggttgtctttgatagaatacaggaggggttgaccatggcctcctctcgttcagtatgagaagatgcctttcagcatcttcccatatcgctgctgcctgaaagaggtgtttcccatagtctgattcgaaatggcaacctctgccttgctagtcaagtcatttcctcactgcgccatcaGGTGGCTTACAGTGGTGGTGCTGAAATAATAATGGCTGCAACAACTGTATTCACCTAAATCCAAGACCAGGTTTTCCAAgttattttatgtttgaaatcGCGGGGTTGTCTTATATTCAGAGTTCTCttcttttcaggtaaatacaagtataactTGTACaatttaacgtgtgtgtgtgtgtgattaaagGGCTATCCAGAgtcatcttctgtttgggtaaataggGTATTAATGGGTTGAATTAGTCAGTGTAAAATCCCTTTTCAATGGTCTAAAGCAGCACCCTGCCCTGATTCATCcaggcacattttttaaaaaggttattgGTATTGAAAAGAAGCACAGCTTTTCACTGCCTGCTGCTGGTGCTGTGTTTCCTTAATGACTCCGCTACTTCTTGAAGGTTCTGGGCTTGAGAGAGCCCTCCGACCCTTGCCAGAAAGCGAGGGaatgggtgagtgggcagggGAGTGGCCCTCCCAGATACCTGCCAAAGACGACCCCTGGGGGCATTCTGAGCAAGGGAAGGCTGGATAAAGCAGGCGCCTCTCGCCATGGATGCTGTGGATGCAGCCACCCAGttgttagcagcagcagcagccgcagcagcaaggTGGTCCTAACCTTGCCTTCTTCCTGGTCCAAAGGCACGTCCGGCCCGCCCCTCTGCCTTAGTGCCCCCACCGTGGGGCTCAGGGCAGCCATGCTTCACACATTCCCGCTCTGAGCATGAATGCCAAAGCACTCTGCAAAGGGCCTCCAGCATTAATCCCTGACAGATTGGGCTGCTTTCCCCACCTAAGCAGCTCATTGCCTTTCTAAATATCCCAACGTGGGTAATGATCCGTAGGCCCTCAGGAGCGCTGCCCCAGACCTTGTGTGTCAGCGGACGAAAGcgggggctggctggctttgcAGAGGGACAGGGCAGCCCAAGagcccaggcagcagcagcaggaggagccgCCGGGTGGGAAAGCTCCTAGCCAGGGCTCTGCTGCGGAGGTGAATTCATTCAGCTCTTGACCTTGggctgcagcagcaaaaccaAGGCTGGCTCAGGCGAGTCTCTTGCTGCGGAATTTCTCAGACAAtaaaggggggaggaggaggaggcccttGGGCCATGAGCCCTGCCTGGAGGGTGAGAGACAAAGATGGTGGGGGTGCTGGCTGCTCAGCGGTCCTGGGGGCCTCCTGCCTGGTCACTGGAGGTTTCTGGGCTCCCTGCCTCAAGGAGAGAGCCCTCTTCTTGCAAACCTATTTGCAAACAGAGCAAATGTCACCGCCAGGCCACACACGCTCGCTCTGCCCTTGGAATGTCTGGCCCTTCCGGTGTGAGGAGGACCGTGCAACAGGAGCCTTGTGGCCTCTGCCTTTCTTGCCTCTCAGATCCGGAGGCCCCTCTTCAGTTCAGACCCTTGCAAAGGTGGCTTCCAACCtctctggcaggcagcacagactTCTTGTCCTACCCTCACCTTCCACTGGGTTCCTGCCCGTCGACCACTCGACCAGCCTTGGATACTCCAGGCCCAGCCTCTGCCCAAAGCCTCTGGAATGGCTCCGCCCATTTCCCCTTGGCCTGGAACCGCCCTCCCAGAAATGCTGCACAGTGCCCCTCTGCCTCCCCGCACCCAACCCGGCTTTCTCTTCCTCCACTTCAAAGCCACCCAGAACCCACCATCTCTGTTTGTCTGGAGTTTGcacagtcataagaacatcagagcagccctgctggatcagacccaaggaagcccatctaatccagcatccagtggcccacctgggcactttccagactagaccctccCACGGGGGTCAGGATGAATCTCTGGagtgggcttccacacttcctgcgtcgtgacaccgcagtccctacggtGCGACAGCAGGGtcccgttcacattgccaatgccttgttgcgaatttaatcgctgcaatacagagcaaggacatcgtatatctggtgtgggaaagttgctgttttttccaggttcttcatttccgtgagactgctcccccaaCGGTTTACAATCCGAgtgtgacttgcccaaatggaggcattttgctgctgatgagcagcctggaaagtgcccagatgctgctggaagcctacaggcaggagttgagagcatgccctctctcctgctgctgtgactcccctgcaacagtCCTCTTTCCCAACTGAAATGGGATGTGGgtttgcagcacacacacacactctggcctctgttcctcctccccctgccgcaCCTGGGGACATTGAGACTTTATGCTCCTTGGAGCACAGACTGGCCTTGTCATAAGAATCCTACCTTTGTCCCCCCGTAGTTGAGTGCGTCATGTCGTGGCCTGTGGTGGGAGTGCGTCACCAACGCCTTTGATGGGATCACCACCTGTGATGAATACGACTCCATATTTGCTGAGCACACTGGTATGTGTGTAGATTCGCTCTAGCCTTCCTTGCTATGGGTCGCACACCCATTTCCCCCTTGAgaagggaccccccccccgatctTGCTAGTTGCTGGTGACTCTCATTCTGGCTCCACCCTCTGCATGCTGAcgatcccaggttcaaccccagcATCTCAGAGGATCTCAGGGAGCTGAGATAGAAAAGATGCTTGGAGAGAGCCAGCTAGAGTTGGTTGCTCACTGGGTTCGATGGACCCATGGTCCAAGTCAGTAGAAGTCAGCGTCATAGGAGAGCCAGcacagcgtagtggttagagtgttgggctaggactgggaagactcaagttcaaatccccactcaaccatgaaactcaccgggtgactctgggcccatcatgtagctctcagcctaacctacctcacagggttgttgtgaggataaaaataacctctgagctcttcagaggaagagcgggatataagtgtaaaaacaagtaaataagtaaaataaaataaaaatatatatttgagcAAAGAAAGGGCTTACTGGACTGCAAGGGCACCAACTCTGCAGGCAGGAGGTTGcaggtgtccctggcagcatctctagcaatcaagggctgggaaagacctttcccATCTTGAGACGTTGGAGAGTCACAGCAGTCCGACTAGTCAGCGTGAGtgtctgaggcagcttcctgcgcTCAGCTTCAGTTATTCTCCCGTCCATCTTGGCCGGAATTCCCTCCTCGCCATGGCGGAACTCAACGGTCTCTCTTGTCTTGCAGTGAAACTGGTCCTGACCCGAGCAATGCTGATCACAGCTGACATCCTGGCGGGCTTTGGATTCACCTTCCTTCTCCTGGGCCTTGACTGTGTGAAATTTCTAACCGATGAGCCCAGCATCAAGACACGCATCTGCTTCATCTCCGGATTAGCGCTGCTAATTGGAGGTAGTTGGCAACATGGCAACAGGGTCTCGGGAGCGGAGGGCAGGCTGAGGTGTAGAGGCTGGGAATCATATGTCCTCTCTCAGGACTTGCTTCCCTTCTGAGGCCTGCTGGCTCTCTCCTGGGCGCTTCCCAGATCCACCCTTCCCACAGGGTCACTACGGGTCTGCACAgtgtgctgcttggggcagctcacaataaaatagatccaatgtaaaataaaagcactaaaattaaccaaatcaagtaaacaagttaaaagtcaggctaaagccgcaatcagaattaagtttcaaatctatatatttaatacgcttagccggcatgcgtgtcctgaagaatttggcggcggaactctcgcgagagctctTGGCATTCAGCgagaggttttttttggggggggggggggaatggtggcaGCAGGCGCAAAATGGCTTGAGGCTGGCCGGCGGCAGTGGGACGGCAGGCTTGGCTGTCCCGGGTCATGGGGAGGCGGCAGCAAAGCCCAGCCTGTCCTCCGGGggcgggaggtggtggcaggacgGCAGGCCTGGTCATCCCGAGCAAGGGGGAGGCGGCGGTTGCTGCGTTGGGGCGGCTGCATTGTGGGGGAGGCGGGAGCagcgaggaggtggcggcgggcccagccgccaGGCCAGAAaccacagtggggtgggggaagtgggccAGGTAGGTGGGAGGCAGCGGGAAGGACTGGCACTGTCCTGGgcggcgctggagggggtgagtggggaacgggCGGTGGGGCGAAGCCCCCATGCCTGTTGCAGTCTGGGATGGGAGGAAACTGGGTGGTGCAGCCCCGGCACCCGTTGGAGGCCGGAGCGAAAGAGAAACGGGTGGCGGGGCTTTCCTGTTCGTGTCCAGGAGCAGGAATGGCTGCAGGGATCCTTTTTGGCCACCTGCTCtgtccagggggagggggaggaatggaaggggggagggaaagagagcgtggggctggagagaggagagactggacaggagggagagggagggggaaacagccggctctgtgcagggctggctagttaaaagtcattttaaaagctaaaaattgagaattataaaaactaaaaaacctgCCAGATGCAGGTAACCAAAGACTGAGCATtataaagcctctttaaaaagatgtgtttttatttgttgttttttttaaaaaacactgagggagggagcatggtgaaatctacagggagggcgttccaaagccaaggggtcaTTCTTCTTCCcccgggcactttccagattgcacgctaccaCCGTGTTACGAGGTATCCCTTAAGcatgcttccatactgcctgtgttgtgGCACTGCTgtaagcaaggtgccgttcacatttctgatgccttcttttggatatTATTGCTGCATTACAGCCCTATAACATCCTATTGgcattgccaaaaaaaaaaaaaaaaaaaaagcaagctgtATTTGCCTGTAATGCCTTACAATGGACCTTACAATGGATTTCAACTGCTGTTTGAATTCGGCACACAAGACGTCGCAGTTTACACCACATTTTGCATTGTAAGActtgctgtctggaaaccactGAGTAGGCCCTCTCTTCAAACATGTTGTAtttgggggcagcagggcagaAAGAGGGGCTCAGAAGCCAGCTTCTATCACTGACTTCCCTGGCCAGAGGGACACCTGGGTTCATGGATGAGCTTAACTGTGCAGCAATGTGGGGTCTTTCATGCTTTTTGGGGGGGACCACCagccatccccccctccccagtaagCATCCTGTAAGCATCATTCTGGggcactgtggggagggggggatagtGGGCTGCCATTGGAGGCTGCCATCCTGCCCCACCAAGGCGCTGGATGATGCTTATGTTGTGGAGGCATTGTGGGAAGAAATGATGGCTGGATCCACTCCCGGCCTGAAGGCAGCTGTCAGCAGTGAGCCCTGGTCAGGCCCTGGGGCTTTAGCAGCTGCCTGAGGCCCCCTATGAGGGAGACCAGCCTGCTTTGCCGCCGCGGGTGAAACTCGATGACTTCCTGGAAGGTTCTGAAGCTATACTTCTGCGATGCCTAGACTTCTCTCTGGGGCTTGGTGGGGGGAGTCAGAGGGCCTGGTGTTAGCCACGGCCAGGGGCAGCTGGTGGGCTTCTGGGCCACTGGTGCTCCAGTGTTtaaaccagcctcccctccccacagctggaCCTTTTGACAGTTAAGTAAAAGGTGCCGGGGGGAAGCACTTTCCCTGGCAGCCATTCGCTACACACCCATGGAGGGAGGGGATGGCTCCCCTGTGAGGAGGGG of the Hemicordylus capensis ecotype Gifberg chromosome 3, rHemCap1.1.pri, whole genome shotgun sequence genome contains:
- the CLDN16 gene encoding claudin-16, whose amino-acid sequence is MKHLLQYLGCFFAFFSAGFLIAATWTDCWMVNTDDSLELSASCRGLWWECVTNAFDGITTCDEYDSIFAEHTVKLVLTRAMLITADILAGFGFTFLLLGLDCVKFLTDEPSIKTRICFISGLALLIGGVPGLIGSVWYAIGVYVERSTLVLHNVFVGIQYKFGWSCWLGLSGSLGCFLSGAFLTCCMYLFRDLGSGRYLSSSSLRKAYSPPGVTVASLYHPSSQTATAKMYAMDTRV